A region of Lycium barbarum isolate Lr01 chromosome 3, ASM1917538v2, whole genome shotgun sequence DNA encodes the following proteins:
- the LOC132632044 gene encoding protein phosphatase 2C 51-like, whose translation MIDNIKSMAPATEKGCRFTALMESSGLAEVDLNKKRQNLTRRKRLHVRRLNLLCSTPYYKKKNTDNINTVTDGFVTDNQVQLGTSSEVIEKVRERLVTCWSHGSISLIGRRREMEDAVAVKLGLLTKGSKKYDYFGVYDGHGGSRVAHACRDFLHRLVIQQLMEEEEEEDDESVIINWEKVMKESFRKMDEEVSEEAGEMATMGSTAVVAVVGQEEVIVANCGDSRAVLSRAGVAVPLSTDHKPDRPDELDRIENSGGKVINWNGQRVLGVLATSRSIGDVYLKPYVIPDPEVMVSKISDADEFLVLASDGLWDVIPNDVACDVTRRCLNGQMRRFSQQRKSHNVDAGDEQSSEVVKESLAALAASFLAELAIARGSRDNISVIVIELNRSVCSTSLRS comes from the exons ATGATTGATAATATCAAAAGTATGGCCCCGGCAACCGAAAAAGGTTGCAGATTTACGGCGTTAATGGAGTCCAGTGGACTAGCAGAAGTAGATTTGAATAAGAAGCGGCAAAATTTAACTCGACGAAAAAGATTACATGTACGTCGGTTGAACCTGTTGTGCAGTACGCCGTATTACAAGAAGAAAAACACAGATAACATTAATACAGTAACTGATGGTTTCGTTACTGATAATCAAGTTCAACTAGGGACATCAAGTGAAGTGATCGAAAAAGTAAGGGAGAGGTTGGTCACGTGCTGGTCACATGGGTCGATATCGTTGATAGGTCGAAGACGGGAAATGGAAGATGCAGTAGCAGTGAAGCTAGGGTTACTGACGAAAGGTAGTAAAAAGTATGATTATTTTGGAGTTTATGATGGGCATGGAGGGTCACGTGTAGCGCACGCGTGTCGTGATTTTTTGCACCGTTTGGTTATACAGCAACttatggaagaagaagaagaagaagatgatgagaGTGTTATTATTAATTGGGAGAAAGTGATGAAGGAGAGTTTTCGTAAGATGGACGAAGAGGTGAGCGAGGAAGCTGGAGAAATGGCGACGATGGGATCAACGGCGGTGGTGGCGGTGGTGGGACAAGAGGAAGTTATTGTTGCAAATTGTGGGGATTCAAGAGCTGTTCTTTCACGTGCTGGAGTTGCAGTGCCTTTGTCTACTGATCATAAG CCTGACAGACCTGATGAGCTGGATAGAATTGAAAATTCAGGTGGGAAAGTCATAAATTGGAATGGACAAAGGGTCTTAGGAGTTCTTGCTACTTCAAGATCCATAG GTGATGTGTACCTCAAACCATACGTGATACCAGATCCTGAAGTGATGGTGAGCAAAATAAGTGATGCAGATGAGTTCTTAGTACTTGCAAGTGATGGTTTATGGGATGTTATTCCAAATGATGTTGCGTGTGACGTTACAAGAAGATGCTTGAATGGTCAAATGAGGAGGTTCTCCCAACAGAGAAAATCCCATAATGTAGATGCAGGAGATGAGCAATCAAGTGAAGTGGTGAAAGAAAGTCTCGCCGCACTGGCAGCTTCGTTCCTTGCAGAATTAGCAATTGCTCGGGGTAGTAGGGATAACATCAGTGTAATTGTCATTGAGTTGAACAGGTCTGTATGCTCAACTAGTCTAAGGTCTTAG